In one window of Solanum pennellii chromosome 2, SPENNV200 DNA:
- the LOC107009128 gene encoding protein PHLOEM PROTEIN 2-LIKE A9-like: MEDSHYVGNHISEELEKGTKFIIYPSAFNIVWGKDGRYWKLPKEEKDPATLVQVSWLEVTGLCDKVEKDTKYEVKFKVKLTPDSFGFNELPLYFMVKYGSKQSWKKIYLTKDANVESNGSYVGPNNLTITTTDSRSEDSNLCFGLYEVWSGKWKGGLIIEEVIIQKMNQ, encoded by the exons ATGGAGGATTCACACTATGTAGGAAATCATATCTCTGAGGAATTAGAAAAAGGGACCAAG TTCATAATTTATCCTTCAGCCTTTAATATCGTTTGGGGAAAGGATGGAAGATATTGGAAATTACCCAAAGA GGAAAAGGATCCAGCAACACTTGTACAAGTGAGTTGGCTAGAGGTAACAGGGTTGTGTGACAAAGTAGAAAAAGACACAAAATATGAAGTTAAGTTCAAGGTGAAATTGACACCAGATTCATTTGGATTTAATGAGTTACCCCTGTATTTTATGGTAAAATATGGATCAAAACAATCATggaagaaaatttatttaacaaaagATGCCAATGTTGAATCAAATGGATCATATGTTGGACCAAATAATCTTACCATTACAACAACTGACTCTCGATCGGAAGATAGCAACCTTTGTTTTGGACTTTATGAAGTTTGGAGTGGAAAATGGAAAGGAGGATTAATTATCGAAGAAGTAATTATTCAGAAGATGaatcaataa